Proteins co-encoded in one Nitratireductor kimnyeongensis genomic window:
- a CDS encoding branched-chain amino acid ABC transporter permease: MEFLNDVLVQPFADMAAAPDFLLQVLWEGLVGGVLYALIALGFVLIYKSSRIFNFAQGIMVVFAALTLVGLYEKGVPALLALPLTLAVMLVLAMTIERVVLRPLVNQPDIILFMATIGITLFLIGFGELIFGGENKVMITEQLFIPTGSIVFEPFGGFVSIEEKDLTAVIGAMVLVAALLVFLNKSKIGRAIRALGDDHQAALSVGISLSTIWVIVWFIAGVIALATGIVWGARAGVSFALEVIAFKALPVLMLGGLESVMGAIIGGLAIGILEKLFEIYWGQPLLGGNTEAWFAYMLALLVLLVRPQGLFGEKIIERV; the protein is encoded by the coding sequence ATGGAATTCTTGAACGATGTTCTGGTGCAACCCTTCGCCGATATGGCGGCCGCTCCCGATTTCCTGCTTCAGGTGCTCTGGGAAGGGCTTGTGGGCGGCGTGCTCTACGCGCTGATCGCGCTTGGCTTCGTGCTGATCTACAAATCCTCGCGCATCTTCAACTTCGCGCAGGGCATCATGGTCGTGTTCGCCGCCCTCACGCTGGTGGGCCTCTATGAAAAAGGCGTTCCGGCGCTTCTTGCCTTGCCGCTCACGCTGGCGGTGATGCTGGTGCTTGCCATGACCATCGAGCGCGTGGTGCTCAGGCCTCTGGTCAATCAGCCCGACATCATCCTGTTCATGGCGACCATCGGCATCACCCTGTTTCTGATCGGCTTCGGTGAACTGATCTTCGGCGGCGAAAACAAGGTAATGATCACCGAACAGCTCTTCATTCCGACCGGAAGCATCGTGTTCGAGCCGTTTGGCGGCTTCGTCTCTATCGAGGAAAAGGACCTGACGGCGGTCATCGGCGCCATGGTGCTGGTGGCAGCTCTTCTGGTCTTCCTCAACAAATCCAAGATCGGTCGCGCCATCCGCGCGCTTGGCGATGACCATCAGGCTGCCCTTTCGGTCGGCATTTCTCTTTCCACCATCTGGGTGATCGTCTGGTTCATTGCCGGTGTCATCGCGCTTGCCACGGGCATTGTCTGGGGTGCACGCGCCGGTGTGTCCTTCGCGCTCGAAGTGATCGCCTTCAAGGCGCTGCCGGTGCTGATGCTGGGCGGTCTGGAAAGCGTCATGGGCGCGATCATCGGCGGGCTCGCCATCGGCATTCTGGAAAAGCTCTTCGAGATCTATTGGGGCCAGCCGCTGCTTGGCGGCAACACCGAAGCCTGGTTCGCCTACATGCTGGCGCTGCTTGTGCTTCTTGTCCGCCCACAGGGGCTTTTTGGCGAAAAAATCATCGAGCGGGTGTAA
- a CDS encoding ABC transporter ATP-binding protein, which produces MTTPAPAPQTDEQILEVNNIEVIYDHVILVLKGVSLSVPRGGITALLGANGAGKTTTLKAISNLLHAERGEVTKGSILFGGAEVQNLSPNDLVRRGCIQVMEGRHCFGHLSVEDNLLTGAFTRRDGQTAIREDLDLVYTYFPRLKERRNSQAGYTSGGEQQMTAIGRALMSRPKMILLDEPSMGLAPQLVEEIFEIVRKLNEEQGVSFLLAEQNTNVALRYAKYGYILESGRVVLDGEAKALRENEDVKEFYLGVGGEGRRSFRNVKHYKRRKRWLS; this is translated from the coding sequence ATGACGACACCAGCGCCCGCGCCGCAGACAGATGAACAGATCCTCGAAGTCAACAATATCGAGGTCATCTACGACCACGTCATACTGGTGCTGAAAGGTGTATCCCTCTCGGTTCCGCGTGGTGGGATCACGGCGCTGCTCGGTGCGAATGGAGCAGGCAAAACCACGACGCTCAAAGCCATTTCCAACCTGCTCCATGCGGAGCGCGGCGAGGTGACCAAGGGCTCCATCCTGTTTGGCGGAGCTGAAGTCCAGAATCTTTCGCCGAACGACCTTGTGCGGCGCGGCTGCATTCAGGTCATGGAAGGGCGGCACTGTTTCGGCCATCTCTCGGTGGAGGACAATCTGTTGACGGGTGCTTTCACCCGGCGCGACGGGCAGACGGCGATCCGTGAGGATCTCGATCTCGTCTACACCTATTTCCCGCGTCTGAAGGAGCGGCGCAATTCGCAGGCGGGTTATACCTCAGGCGGCGAACAGCAGATGACAGCGATCGGCAGGGCGCTCATGTCGCGACCGAAAATGATCCTGCTCGATGAGCCTTCCATGGGGCTCGCGCCGCAACTGGTCGAAGAGATCTTCGAGATCGTCAGAAAGCTCAATGAGGAGCAGGGCGTCTCCTTCCTTCTCGCCGAGCAGAACACCAATGTGGCGCTGCGCTATGCCAAATACGGGTACATTCTGGAATCGGGCCGTGTCGTGCTCGATGGCGAGGCAAAGGCGCTGCGCGAGAATGAGGATGTGAAGGAGTTCTATCTCGGTGTCGGCGGCGAGGGGCGGCGCTCCTTCCGCAATGTCAAACACTACAAGAGACGCAAGCGCTGGCTTTCATGA
- a CDS encoding ABC transporter substrate-binding protein: protein MKRMLRNAILSSALFAAAGFAVPAAAQDESIYIPNLAYRTGPFAATGTPLMNGQRDYITLLNERDGGLNGVKLEYDECETGYNTEKGVECYEKTKARAVVTQPWSTGITLQVLPKSNVDKIPILAPGYGFSPMADGKVFQWAYNPPSSYWDGASMILKNISDGNLDSLKDKKIAFLHLDHPFGKEPLPLLEVLAEKHGFNLVPIPVGLTEMQNQSAQWLQIRRERPDFVVMWGWGAMNAGAITEAVKTKYPMDQFVGVWWSGHDGDLKLVGDQGKGYRSISWSVPNSEAPLMADIKKYVVDAGKSQINQGEGEFDSVFYQRGLMISVILVEGIKAAQEEFDVRNPSPEQLRWGLENINLDEARLNELGAEGMLVPFSTSCADHTGHGGGWMLQWDGAKFVKASDLLTPDRAEIEKLENEKAKEYAEANAPWPLNEECSM, encoded by the coding sequence ATGAAGAGAATGCTCAGAAATGCGATCCTGTCGTCAGCGTTGTTCGCTGCCGCAGGTTTTGCCGTCCCTGCCGCCGCGCAGGACGAAAGCATCTACATTCCGAACCTGGCTTACCGCACCGGCCCCTTCGCGGCCACCGGCACACCGCTCATGAATGGTCAGCGCGACTACATCACCCTGTTGAACGAGCGCGATGGCGGGCTGAACGGCGTGAAACTCGAATATGACGAGTGCGAGACCGGTTACAACACTGAAAAAGGCGTCGAGTGCTACGAGAAGACCAAGGCGCGCGCCGTGGTCACGCAGCCCTGGTCGACCGGCATCACGCTTCAGGTCCTGCCCAAGTCGAATGTCGACAAGATCCCGATCCTCGCGCCGGGCTATGGCTTCTCGCCCATGGCCGACGGAAAGGTTTTCCAGTGGGCCTACAATCCGCCGTCATCCTATTGGGATGGCGCATCGATGATCCTGAAGAACATTTCGGACGGCAATCTCGACAGTCTTAAAGACAAGAAGATCGCCTTCCTTCATCTCGATCATCCCTTCGGCAAGGAGCCGCTTCCCCTGCTTGAAGTGCTGGCGGAAAAGCATGGCTTCAACCTGGTTCCGATCCCGGTCGGTTTGACGGAGATGCAGAACCAGTCGGCGCAGTGGCTGCAGATCCGCCGCGAGCGGCCCGATTTCGTGGTGATGTGGGGCTGGGGTGCGATGAATGCCGGCGCGATCACCGAAGCCGTGAAGACGAAGTATCCGATGGATCAGTTCGTGGGCGTCTGGTGGTCCGGTCATGACGGCGACCTCAAGCTGGTCGGCGATCAGGGCAAGGGCTACCGCTCCATTTCCTGGAGCGTGCCAAATTCGGAGGCTCCGCTCATGGCCGACATCAAGAAATATGTCGTCGATGCCGGGAAGTCGCAGATCAATCAGGGTGAAGGTGAGTTCGATTCCGTGTTCTATCAGCGCGGTCTCATGATCTCCGTCATTCTGGTCGAGGGTATCAAGGCTGCGCAGGAAGAGTTCGATGTACGCAATCCCAGCCCGGAGCAGCTGCGCTGGGGTCTGGAGAATATCAATCTGGATGAAGCCCGCCTGAATGAGCTTGGTGCCGAAGGCATGCTCGTTCCCTTCAGCACGTCCTGCGCCGATCACACCGGCCATGGCGGTGGCTGGATGCTGCAATGGGACGGCGCGAAATTCGTCAAGGCGTCGGATCTGCTGACACCCGACCGTGCCGAAATCGAGAAACTGGAAAATGAAAAGGCCAAGGAATACGCGGAAGCCAACGCGCCATGGCCGCTCAATGAAGAGTGCAGCATGTAG
- a CDS encoding branched-chain amino acid ABC transporter permease — protein sequence MFYRTAGQFKTSYEADHALFPIRQDAFLLGVVLVFAFIIFPLTASEFTFRALLIPVLIYSLAALGLNILTGYAGQLSLGTGAFMGVGAYACYKLITIFPEMNIVVAIALSGFFSAAIGVLFGLPSLRIKGFYLAIATLAAQFFLVWLFQKWAWLYNYNASGAIQVPNIDMFGITVSGPRATAITQYYFVLCVVCVITFFAINITRGRIGRMWKAVRDMDIAAELVGINLMRSKLMAFFVSSYVVGIAGALFVFLWRGAAEANLFDIPLSFRVLFIAIIGGLGSILGNFLGAILIVALPVIIGSVPQAFGIPLDSAMVEHLNIMIIGALIIAFLIIEPHGLARFWAMIREKFILWPFPH from the coding sequence ATGTTCTACCGCACAGCAGGCCAGTTCAAGACAAGCTATGAAGCCGATCACGCGCTTTTTCCCATTCGGCAGGATGCGTTCCTGCTCGGCGTCGTCCTTGTCTTCGCCTTCATCATCTTCCCGCTCACAGCAAGCGAATTCACCTTCCGCGCGCTGTTGATCCCGGTGCTTATCTATTCGCTGGCCGCCCTTGGCCTCAACATACTGACGGGATATGCCGGGCAATTGTCACTCGGCACCGGGGCCTTCATGGGCGTGGGCGCCTATGCCTGCTACAAGCTCATCACCATCTTCCCGGAGATGAACATCGTGGTGGCCATTGCGCTGTCGGGCTTTTTCTCCGCTGCGATCGGCGTGCTGTTCGGTCTGCCGTCGCTCCGCATCAAGGGCTTTTACCTGGCCATCGCCACACTCGCAGCCCAGTTTTTCCTTGTCTGGTTGTTCCAGAAATGGGCATGGCTTTACAATTACAATGCCTCCGGCGCGATCCAGGTGCCCAATATCGACATGTTCGGCATCACCGTTTCCGGCCCGCGTGCCACGGCCATCACGCAATACTACTTTGTTTTGTGCGTGGTCTGCGTGATCACTTTCTTCGCCATCAACATAACGCGCGGGCGCATCGGCCGCATGTGGAAGGCGGTGCGCGACATGGACATCGCCGCCGAGCTTGTCGGCATCAATCTGATGCGCTCCAAGCTCATGGCCTTTTTCGTCTCGTCCTATGTGGTGGGCATTGCCGGCGCGCTGTTCGTCTTTCTGTGGCGCGGGGCGGCGGAGGCGAACCTGTTCGACATCCCATTGTCGTTCCGGGTGCTGTTCATCGCCATCATTGGCGGGTTGGGCTCGATCCTTGGAAACTTCCTCGGAGCCATCCTCATTGTGGCCCTGCCGGTCATCATCGGCAGCGTGCCGCAGGCATTCGGCATCCCGCTCGATTCCGCCATGGTCGAGCATCTGAACATCATGATCATTGGTGCGCTCATCATCGCCTTCCTGATCATCGAGCCGCACGGGCTCGCGCGATTCTGGGCGATGATCCGCGAGAAATTCATTCTTTGGCCTTTCCCGCATTAG